One window of the Leishmania panamensis strain MHOM/PA/94/PSC-1 chromosome 16 sequence genome contains the following:
- a CDS encoding methyltransferase, putative (TriTrypDB/GeneDB-style sysID: LpmP.16.1360) — MEYAQKSVRLPRSAEEKERWRRVIVILEHCPLQTVQTDRGFELLSDRHRAYHARHNQDPADWRPDVVHQCLLHLQDSALNRAGMLEVFLRTKKHVCIAVDPRLRVPRHVRLFEKMMVSLLFKLKVRASTGYLSLLRVVGNPITDHIPAGTQLYRVEKDGDRIDPFAFCASCGYTANVFDEHHTDRKISLARRRLTSSTSGTLEETTAEAGTEEFAKVQRKAAERRQFKPFAFIIGGMSRGDVSVDYARPGEVSSIRLGDRGMSAAAVISTLLHGFEEEWLREDNEAC, encoded by the coding sequence ATGGAGTACGCTCAGAAATCggtgcggctgcctcgcAGTGCCGAGGAAAAGGAGCGGTGGAGAcgcgtcatcgtcatcctcgAGCACTGCCCGCTGCAGACAGTTCAAACGGACCGCGGCTTTGAGCTGCTGAGCGACCGTCACCGCGCCTACCACGCGCGGCACAATCAGGACCCGGCAGACTGGCGTCCCGATGTGGTGCACCAGTGTCTGCTTCACCTGCAGGACTCCGCGCTCAACCGCGCAGGCATGCTGGAAGTATTTCTACGAACAAAGAAGCACGTGTGCATCGCGGTTGATCCGCGTCTGCGCGTGCCGCGCCACGTGCGCCTGTTCGAGAAGATGATGGTGTCGCTGCTCTTCAAGCTCAAGGTGCGCGCGAGCACTGGCTACCTGTCCCTGCTGCGAGTTGTCGGCAACCCCATAACGGACCACATCCCCGCCGGCACTCAACTGTACCGTGTCGAAAAGGACGGCGACCGCATCGACCCCTtcgccttctgcgcctcctgcgGGTACACAGCCAACGTCTTCGACGAGCACCACACAGACCGTAAGATCAGCCTCGCCCGTCGCCGTCTCACCTCCAGTACGAGCGGGACGCTGGAGGAGACGACGGCGGAAGCCGGAACTGAGGAATTTGCCAAGGTGCAGCGCAAGGCCGCCGAGCGTCGGCAGTTCAAACCGTTCGCCTTCATCATCGGTGGTATGTCACGCGGTGACGTATCGGTCGACTACGCCCGCCCAGGCGAGGTGTCGAGCATCCGCTTAGGGGATCGTGGCatgtcagcggcggcggtaaTTAGTACCTTGCTGCACGGCTTCGAAGAGGAGTGGCTACGTGAGGACAACGAGGCGTGTTGA
- a CDS encoding trafficking protein particle complex subunit-like protein (TriTrypDB/GeneDB-style sysID: LpmP.16.1370), translated as MSSARTSTSAAQLGDAAFDNNVKVSAEFLALTYGALVQQLVEELMQEDDVEQVNQQLYNMGHRIGARLIEEYSVRSGAAPCRTFSQAAEGVALVGFRMFLGVNANVTQVKDTSDTFAISFHDNPLALFVELPDGPLRNCLWYSNLLCGVITGALSLVGLQTEARFSRDKLRGDSKNEIILHFKGRERETFQVERN; from the coding sequence ATGTCATCTGCCCGCAcgtccacctctgccgcacaGCTGGGTGATGCCGCCTTCGACAACAATGTGAAGGTGAGCGCGGAGTTTTTAGCCCTCACGTACGGTGCTCTTGTCCAGCAGCTGGTCGAGGAGCTCATGCAGGAGGACGATGTTGAGCAGGTGAATCAGCAGCTCTACAACATGGGCCACCGAATCGGCGCTCGATTAATCGAGGAGTACAGCGtgcgcagtggcgctgctcccTGCCGCACCTTTAGCCAAGCGGCAGAGGGCGTCGCTCTAGTTGGGTTCCGCATGTTTCTTGGCGTGAATGCCAATGTAACACAGGTGAAGGACACATCCGACACGTTTGCCATTAGTTTCCACGATAACCCGCTTGCCCTATTCGTGGAGCTGCCGGACGGACCGCTGCGAAACTGCCTGTGGTATTCAAACCTTCTCTGCGGCGTCATCACCGGTGCGCTGAGTCTTGTCGGGCTGCAGACAGAAGCCCGCTTCTCACGTGACAAGTTGCGCGGCGACTCCAAGAACGAAATCATCCTTCACTTCAAGGGGCGGGAACGGGAGACGTTCCAGGTGGAGAGAAATTAG
- a CDS encoding hypothetical protein (TriTrypDB/GeneDB-style sysID: LpmP.16.1380) yields the protein MEMDLMTRREAAKVEDVLADLVEELQILAFLPEEFTSWVRDEAVVAATRRDTNLYLRRYEEHVARKAKDAETKKHDAMGRTPSVAGMHASALASQPSSSCSSWANTDRHNDITTSDSPASSFSSLTTEYEEERQRAVKAACFVYAAGHYGDPTDNDDNEAVLQVSDYAQLERDLLAGVTATGSVDAADLQTHHLSTRALVDTLRDSGYGDIMKYYVKHLCTPHRSSTVASQQLSPPVAASGSTTLEQAYKCGMIEEGLDHLRGLVVTLHRLIHQRNQSTVNEDIHRYQLLHDAVNRDQTGTADVQMLNQRYLEMKAARQREVAVLDDEIQALEEELQYVQHTADIELEAFQSIQETVQEDLRCSLRQQLEMHRKNADEVTRRLHQAQVKALDELNTLRSNRTKREAAVSGAITEYDAQSTLLGTAMRQLNREVEEDTERIVALEETVEKLHKASEEHAWEVTVAEQRQEHANVIREHQEQDARVIQAYYRAFIARVRTERELEKSSKKRKKRGKGRK from the coding sequence ATGGAGATGGACCTCATGACGCGGCGGGAGGCCGCGAAGGTGGAGGACGTCTTGGCGGACCTCGTGGAGGAGCTCCAAATCTTGGCCTTCCTGCCTGAGGAATTCACTTCGTGGGTCCGCGACGAAGCCGTCGTGGCGGCGACTCGACGTGACACAAACTTGTACCTTCGCCGCTACGAGGAGCACGTCGCCCGAAAGGCGAAGGATGCAGAAACAAAGAAGCACGACGCCATGGGAAGAACTCCCAGTGTAGCAGGGATGCATGCGTCGGCACTCGCGTCGCAacccagcagctcctgcagtTCGTGGGCTAACACCGATCGACACAACGACATCACTACATCTGATTCGcctgcctcttccttctcctccctcaccacgGAGTATGAAGAAGAGCGTCAGCGGGCAGTCAAGGCCGCCTGCTTCGTGTACGCGGCCGGGCACTACGGCGACCCGACCGACAACGACGATAACgaggctgtgctgcaggtgaGCGACTACGCGCAGCTGGAGCGCGACTTACTGGCGGGAGTCACTGCGACTGGCTCGGTGGACGCGGCCGACCTTCAGACGCACCACTTGAGCACTCGCGCTCTCGTCGACACACTGCGCGACAGCGGGTACGGCGACATTATGAAGTACTATGTAAAACACCTCTGCACGCCGCACCGCTCTTCCACCGTCGCATCGCAGCAGCTCTCCCCTCCCGTAGCGGCATCAGGCTCGACTACGCTGGAGCAAGCATACAAGTGTGGTATGATTGAGGAGGGTCTAGATCACCTGCGCGGGCTCGTTGTCACGCTGCACCGGCTCATCCATCAACGCAACCAGTCTACCGTCAACGAGGACATTCATCGCTATCAGCTTCTCCACGACGCGGTGAACCGAGACCAGACCGGCACAGCGGACGTGCAGATGCTGAATCAGCGCTACCTCGAGATGAAGGCCGCCCGCCAGCGAGAAGTGGCCGTTCTCGACGACGAGATTCAAGCActggaggaagagctgcAGTACGTCCAGCACACGGCAGACATCGAGTTGGAGGCGTTTCAGAGCATCCAGGAGACAGTGCAGGAGGACCTCCGGTgctcgctgcggcagcagctcgagaTGCATCGCAAGAACGCAGACGAGGTCacgcgccgcctgcaccagGCGCAGGTGAAGGCACTGGATGAGCTCAACACGCTGCGCTCGAACCGCACCAAACGTGAGGCGGCAGTGAGCGGGGCCATCACCGAGTACGATGCCCAAAGCACATTGCTCGGGACGGCAATGCGGCAGCTCAACCGAGAAGTCGAGGAGGACACGGAGCGCATTGTCGCCCTggaggagacggtggagaagctgcacaAGGCGTCTGAGGAGCACGCCTGGGAAGTCAcggtggcggagcagcgTCAGGAACATGCCAACGTGATTCGCGAGCACCAGGAGCAAGACGCACGCGTCATTCAGGCCTACTACCGCGCCTTCATCGCTCGTGTGCGCACAGAGCGGGAGCTCGAGAAGAGCTCCAAAAAAcgcaagaagagggggaaagggaggaagtaA